In Acinetobacter pittii, one genomic interval encodes:
- the moaA gene encoding GTP 3',8-cyclase MoaA yields the protein MQKMKQYHSENTPSVLQDQYGRIKRKLRISVTDRCNFKCVYCMPEHPEWLNKQDLLSFEALFQFCSFMVQHGVESIRITGGEPLMRQGIVHFVRDLQALKVLGLKRISMTTNGHYLAKYAQQLKDAGLDDLNISLDSLDSIQFKELTKKKLEPVLEGIQAAKDAGLPFKINCVLMKNKNDDQILPMVRWSIANQIPLRFIEFMPLDGDALWSNKDVVSEAEILQALQPHYSVQVIEQQHEPARQYLLNNHYALGIISTITHSFCHQCDRIRLTAQGELYNCLFAPQGLNIKPQLQALLRAQNSTDHMLHSQQLKERVMPYIWNKAKGFHALQHQQTRKISMHMLGG from the coding sequence GTGCAAAAGATGAAACAATATCACTCTGAAAATACGCCATCTGTTCTGCAAGACCAATATGGGCGTATCAAGCGAAAGTTACGAATTTCAGTAACCGATCGCTGTAATTTTAAGTGTGTATATTGCATGCCGGAACATCCTGAATGGCTGAATAAACAAGATTTGCTTAGTTTTGAGGCGCTTTTTCAGTTTTGCAGTTTTATGGTGCAACATGGTGTTGAAAGCATCCGTATTACGGGTGGAGAGCCATTAATGCGTCAAGGCATTGTGCATTTCGTTCGCGATTTACAAGCTTTAAAAGTATTAGGCTTAAAACGCATTTCAATGACCACCAACGGACATTATCTGGCTAAATACGCTCAGCAGTTAAAAGATGCTGGTTTAGATGACTTAAATATTAGTTTAGATAGTCTTGATTCGATTCAATTTAAAGAACTCACCAAGAAAAAATTAGAACCAGTTCTTGAAGGTATTCAAGCTGCAAAAGATGCAGGACTACCCTTTAAAATTAACTGTGTGTTAATGAAAAATAAAAATGACGATCAAATCCTACCTATGGTGAGATGGTCGATTGCTAACCAGATTCCACTACGTTTTATTGAATTCATGCCTCTTGATGGCGATGCACTTTGGTCAAATAAAGATGTGGTGAGTGAAGCTGAAATTTTACAGGCGTTGCAACCGCATTATTCAGTACAAGTTATCGAGCAACAACATGAGCCAGCTCGCCAATATTTGCTGAACAATCATTATGCTCTAGGCATCATTTCTACCATTACTCATTCATTTTGCCACCAATGTGACCGCATTCGACTAACGGCGCAAGGTGAGCTATATAACTGTCTCTTTGCCCCGCAGGGTTTAAATATTAAGCCACAGCTTCAAGCACTATTACGCGCACAGAACTCAACCGATCATATGTTGCATAGTCAGCAGTTAAAAGAGAGAGTTATGCCGTATATCTGGAATAAAGCTAAGGGCTTTCATGCTTTACAACATCAACAAACCCGTAAAATCAGTATGCATATGCTTGGGGGATAA
- a CDS encoding MoaD/ThiS family protein, whose amino-acid sequence MQQSIQIKIESFGAIEKLLPQNLSIVCPTNILVKDVLDQIVTLHPECTQAMEKCACAIEDNVITRQSALSEPCTLVLLSPVAGG is encoded by the coding sequence ATGCAGCAATCTATCCAAATTAAAATCGAATCATTTGGTGCAATTGAAAAATTGCTTCCACAAAATCTTTCGATCGTTTGTCCTACCAATATTTTAGTGAAAGATGTCTTAGATCAAATTGTGACTTTACATCCGGAATGTACACAGGCCATGGAAAAATGTGCATGTGCGATAGAGGATAACGTTATAACCAGACAATCTGCCTTAAGTGAGCCGTGTACTTTGGTTTTATTATCACCAGTTGCAGGAGGGTAA
- the moaE gene encoding molybdenum cofactor biosynthesis protein MoaE, translating to MRDFARIQEQALSLDTFDPIESFPECGGIDIFMGTVRNHHEGKAVKALKYTSYKPLSEKMIREIELEIEKKYQVSYVRVVHRIGYLDVGETAIIAIAYAAHRREAFQACEEAVERVKHEVPVFKEEFFTDGTSHYVEGCCIRKDAPHDHKHHHAGHEHSH from the coding sequence ATGCGAGATTTTGCACGTATACAAGAGCAGGCTTTAAGCCTTGATACCTTTGATCCTATTGAATCATTTCCTGAATGCGGTGGAATTGATATTTTTATGGGTACGGTTCGTAATCATCATGAAGGTAAAGCTGTTAAAGCATTGAAATATACCTCGTATAAACCGCTTTCTGAAAAAATGATACGTGAAATTGAACTGGAAATTGAGAAAAAGTATCAGGTATCTTATGTGCGAGTGGTTCATCGGATTGGATATTTAGATGTTGGTGAAACAGCCATTATTGCAATTGCTTATGCAGCCCATCGCCGTGAAGCTTTTCAAGCATGTGAGGAAGCAGTTGAGCGAGTAAAGCATGAAGTACCTGTATTTAAAGAAGAGTTCTTTACAGATGGTACAAGTCACTATGTAGAAGGCTGCTGTATTCGTAAGGATGCACCGCACGACCACAAACATCATCATGCTGGCCATGAACACTCACACTGA
- the moaCB gene encoding bifunctional molybdenum cofactor biosynthesis protein MoaC/MoaB: protein MKNVGMKPESYRVAEAQAILYAPPHCIELLRQGNTEKGDALKTARVAGILAAKRTDELIPLCHPLPIYRADVEYELEHDFVKIIAVVETIGPTGVEMEALTAASLAGLTIYDMLKPHCEPEELWMDQCKLLKKKGGKSYFKRVLRQPVSAAVIVLSDTVAAGRKPDTAGKSVVETLTEAGFDPIHYQILPDEADTLKNLVLELSKSYACIMTVGGTGIGKRDITVDTLEPLLERKLDGLMEAARSFGQKRTPYAAMSRGVAGFIDRSLVVTLPGSRGGASESMAAILPALVHIFDVCRDLPHPGGYE from the coding sequence ATGAAAAATGTAGGAATGAAGCCGGAAAGTTATCGTGTTGCTGAAGCACAAGCGATTTTATATGCACCACCTCACTGTATTGAATTATTAAGACAAGGAAATACTGAAAAAGGGGATGCATTAAAAACTGCACGTGTTGCAGGAATCTTGGCAGCAAAACGAACTGATGAGCTGATTCCTTTGTGTCATCCATTGCCGATTTATCGTGCAGATGTTGAATATGAATTAGAACATGATTTTGTAAAGATTATTGCTGTGGTCGAAACCATTGGTCCAACTGGCGTAGAAATGGAAGCCTTAACGGCTGCAAGTCTTGCAGGCTTAACCATTTACGACATGTTAAAACCACATTGTGAACCAGAAGAACTCTGGATGGACCAATGTAAATTGCTTAAGAAAAAAGGTGGCAAATCATACTTTAAGCGTGTTCTTCGTCAGCCTGTTTCGGCTGCTGTTATTGTGTTGTCAGACACTGTGGCAGCGGGTAGAAAGCCAGATACTGCCGGAAAATCTGTGGTTGAAACTTTAACCGAGGCAGGATTCGATCCGATTCATTACCAAATTTTGCCAGATGAAGCAGATACTTTAAAAAACTTAGTGCTTGAGTTGAGCAAGTCATATGCTTGTATTATGACCGTTGGTGGCACTGGAATTGGTAAGCGTGATATTACGGTTGATACGCTAGAGCCACTTTTAGAGCGTAAGCTAGATGGTTTAATGGAAGCTGCACGATCTTTTGGGCAAAAACGCACGCCATATGCTGCAATGTCACGTGGAGTAGCTGGTTTTATTGACCGTTCATTGGTGGTGACTTTACCGGGAAGCCGTGGTGGAGCAAGCGAATCAATGGCTGCTATCCTGCCCGCATTAGTTCATATTTTTGATGTTTGCCGTGATTTACCACATCCGGGAGGCTATGAATAA
- the moeA gene encoding molybdopterin molybdotransferase MoeA, with protein MSGCGTERGLISVDEAIELMSNRPKKLGSIQQALQNSLSRYLAKEIYSEINLPSFSQSAVDGYALCSHVEDLKNQKFQVTGEIRAGSESHDILSEGQAIRIFTGGKIPEGTTHVARQEIVEVVSAQEISLTEHIRPQADIRFTGEEIQNGQLLAQVGQFLNIGSLAALSMAGVQTVEIYRAPKVAVLVTGDEVAEKAEDLAEGKIFDANGPLLKAWFEDYGLDVEIIHVADEAAQVKQYFDRLKDSHDVIITTGGVSVGDYDFVRPCAFEAGFEQIFWKVKQKPGKPLFFAEYSQPEKDHRCYLLGLPGNPAAVYVSMQVYGKVLLDTLQGNQNGPEWFSAILDHDLKEDARERFLRMHAYFDNGQLKVKSLAKQQSHMLSNLMQANCLVRIPANVKLEAGYILKGVFISN; from the coding sequence ATGTCAGGTTGTGGTACAGAGCGTGGGTTGATTAGCGTAGATGAAGCAATTGAGTTGATGAGTAATCGTCCTAAAAAATTAGGTTCAATTCAGCAAGCACTTCAAAATAGCCTAAGTAGGTATCTTGCCAAAGAAATTTATTCAGAAATTAACTTGCCAAGCTTTTCTCAAAGTGCTGTAGATGGTTACGCGCTTTGTAGCCATGTAGAAGATTTAAAAAATCAAAAGTTTCAGGTTACGGGTGAGATTCGTGCTGGAAGCGAAAGTCATGACATTCTGAGTGAAGGTCAAGCAATTCGTATATTTACAGGTGGTAAAATTCCTGAAGGCACAACACATGTTGCGAGGCAAGAAATAGTAGAGGTCGTATCAGCACAAGAAATTTCGTTAACTGAACATATTCGACCTCAAGCTGACATTCGTTTTACAGGCGAAGAAATCCAGAACGGACAGTTACTTGCACAAGTTGGACAGTTTCTAAATATTGGAAGCTTGGCTGCCTTAAGTATGGCTGGTGTACAAACGGTTGAGATTTATCGTGCACCGAAAGTTGCTGTTTTAGTCACTGGTGATGAAGTTGCCGAAAAAGCAGAAGATCTTGCCGAAGGTAAAATCTTTGATGCAAATGGTCCATTACTAAAAGCTTGGTTTGAAGATTATGGTTTAGATGTTGAAATTATTCATGTGGCAGATGAGGCAGCACAGGTCAAACAGTATTTCGACCGTTTAAAAGATAGTCATGATGTCATCATAACCACAGGCGGAGTGTCAGTAGGTGATTATGACTTTGTTCGACCATGCGCTTTTGAAGCGGGTTTTGAACAGATCTTTTGGAAAGTAAAACAAAAGCCGGGTAAGCCACTCTTTTTTGCTGAATATTCTCAACCTGAAAAAGATCACCGTTGTTATTTGTTGGGATTGCCGGGCAATCCTGCTGCGGTCTATGTCTCTATGCAGGTTTACGGTAAAGTATTGCTCGACACTTTGCAGGGGAATCAAAATGGGCCAGAGTGGTTTAGTGCAATTTTAGATCATGATTTAAAAGAAGATGCGCGTGAACGTTTTTTACGGATGCATGCTTATTTTGACAATGGACAGCTCAAAGTTAAAAGTTTGGCAAAACAGCAATCGCACATGCTGAGTAATTTAATGCAAGCCAATTGTCTGGTTCGAATTCCGGCAAATGTAAAGTTGGAAGCGGGTTATATATTGAAAGGCGTATTTATTTCAAACTAA
- a CDS encoding winged helix-turn-helix transcriptional regulator — protein MKWDDIGDQPCSVARMLSVIGDRWTMLILRNAFMGIRRFDDFQKSLGVTRHVLSDRLKRLVEYEILVKAPYFDRQERFEYKLTDKGFELYPIILSMANWADKWMDQGLGKPLEYRHKTCGHKFEPVMVCSVCREPLHAKQVQVSAGPGYFAYMQQKQKQA, from the coding sequence ATGAAATGGGACGACATCGGTGATCAACCTTGTTCGGTTGCTCGTATGCTATCAGTGATTGGCGATCGATGGACGATGCTAATATTACGTAATGCTTTTATGGGGATACGTCGTTTTGACGATTTTCAAAAGTCATTAGGCGTAACTCGTCATGTCCTTTCGGATCGTTTAAAGCGTTTGGTTGAATATGAAATTTTAGTCAAAGCTCCTTATTTTGACCGTCAGGAACGCTTTGAATACAAATTGACTGATAAAGGTTTTGAGCTTTATCCAATTATCTTATCTATGGCAAATTGGGCAGATAAATGGATGGATCAAGGCTTAGGTAAACCTTTAGAATATCGTCATAAAACTTGTGGTCATAAGTTTGAACCAGTCATGGTGTGTTCGGTTTGCCGTGAACCTTTACATGCAAAACAAGTTCAGGTTTCAGCTGGGCCGGGTTATTTTGCATATATGCAGCAAAAACAGAAACAAGCTTAA
- a CDS encoding PLP-dependent aminotransferase family protein, translated as MNQSKTKIEIVISEIEQQIKNRSLMPGVRLPSVRKLANNLGFSVSTVVEAYERLIALGKIESRTGSGFYIVGPLAPLALSELGPKLDRSVDPLWISRQSLEAKADVFKPGCGWLPDDWMPLDSIRKALRSAARSPDDCLMSYSTPLGLPALRDLLARRAQAKGINANLNQVLLTDSGTQAIDLVCRFLLKPDDVVLIDDPCYFNFHALLKVHQVKVIGIPYTPTGPDLEAFKEAIETYNPRLYITNSGIHNPTGAVLSLSTAHQLLKLIEQSNLIVVEDDIFSDFEYNAAPRLAALDNLSRVIFIGSFSKTLSASIRCGYIIAKPEWIDQLTDLKIATSFSHNGVSAEVLLSALTDGSYRKHIELLKVRLTKAMHDTITKLEPLGIKPWIKPQAGIFVWCHLPEGVEASEIAKYCINHQVILAPGNAFSQAPYAGQFIRFNVTQSNHDHIYKTLADAIQQESL; from the coding sequence GTGAATCAGAGCAAAACAAAAATTGAAATTGTTATTTCAGAGATTGAGCAACAAATAAAAAATCGGTCTTTAATGCCTGGAGTACGCTTACCTTCTGTTCGTAAGTTAGCGAATAATCTTGGCTTTTCTGTATCAACGGTTGTAGAAGCATATGAACGATTAATTGCTTTAGGCAAAATCGAATCAAGAACTGGATCTGGTTTTTATATTGTTGGTCCGCTCGCACCTTTAGCTTTAAGCGAATTAGGTCCTAAATTAGATCGCTCAGTCGATCCATTATGGATTTCACGTCAATCTTTGGAAGCAAAAGCAGATGTTTTTAAGCCCGGCTGCGGTTGGTTACCCGATGACTGGATGCCATTAGACAGTATTCGTAAAGCATTAAGATCTGCTGCAAGAAGCCCTGATGATTGCTTGATGAGTTATTCAACACCGTTAGGATTACCCGCTCTACGTGACTTACTGGCAAGACGCGCTCAAGCAAAAGGGATAAACGCAAACCTTAATCAGGTACTTTTAACAGACTCAGGGACTCAAGCGATTGATCTGGTTTGCCGATTTTTATTAAAGCCCGATGATGTCGTTTTGATTGATGACCCTTGTTATTTCAACTTTCATGCATTACTTAAAGTTCATCAAGTCAAAGTGATTGGTATTCCCTACACACCAACAGGTCCTGACTTAGAGGCATTTAAAGAAGCAATTGAGACTTATAACCCACGTCTTTATATCACCAACTCAGGAATTCATAATCCAACTGGAGCAGTACTTTCTCTTTCTACGGCGCATCAATTATTAAAACTTATTGAACAATCAAATTTGATTGTTGTTGAGGATGATATTTTTTCAGATTTTGAATATAACGCGGCTCCTCGGCTTGCTGCTTTGGATAATCTTTCACGTGTAATCTTTATTGGAAGTTTTTCTAAAACGTTATCAGCATCTATTCGCTGTGGTTATATTATTGCTAAACCAGAATGGATTGATCAGCTCACTGACCTGAAAATTGCCACCAGTTTTTCTCACAATGGAGTATCGGCTGAAGTTTTATTAAGTGCTTTAACAGATGGATCTTACCGTAAACATATAGAACTACTAAAAGTTCGTTTAACCAAAGCGATGCACGATACTATTACTAAACTTGAACCATTGGGTATAAAGCCATGGATTAAGCCTCAAGCTGGAATTTTTGTTTGGTGTCATTTGCCAGAGGGAGTTGAAGCTTCAGAAATTGCAAAATATTGTATTAACCATCAAGTTATTCTGGCACCAGGAAATGCGTTTAGCCAAGCTCCCTATGCTGGTCAATTCATCCGCTTTAATGTAACCCAGTCAAATCATGACCACATCTATAAGACTCTGGCTGATGCGATTCAACAAGAGTCTTTATGA
- a CDS encoding DMT family transporter — MNRFMNGWVNGFIGVAIFAGSLPATRVAVMGFDPGFLTAARAAIAGILGLILILVLKQKKPAKQDWWPLAIVALGVVIGFPLFTALALQYMNAAHSIVFVSLLPLATAIFAVLRGGEKPNQFFWIFAVLGSAVVFAYMFFISGDTSLGMGDFYMLMAIIFCGFGYAEGGVLSRKIGGWQVICWALILSLPFMLFLTVFYMPASFQSVSTSALAGLIYVSLFSMLIGFFFWYKGLAQGGIAAISQLQLLQPLMGLGIAAALLHEHVSWSMLVVTAATVLCVAAAKKFT; from the coding sequence ATGAATAGGTTTATGAATGGCTGGGTAAATGGTTTTATTGGCGTAGCTATTTTTGCGGGTTCATTGCCAGCAACACGTGTAGCTGTAATGGGTTTCGATCCGGGTTTTTTAACCGCAGCACGTGCGGCAATTGCCGGTATTTTAGGCCTTATTCTCATATTAGTTTTAAAACAAAAGAAACCAGCTAAGCAAGATTGGTGGCCTCTTGCCATCGTTGCTTTAGGTGTAGTGATAGGTTTTCCACTATTTACAGCACTTGCCCTACAATACATGAATGCAGCTCATTCAATCGTTTTTGTTAGCCTTTTACCGCTTGCAACAGCAATATTTGCTGTGTTGAGAGGTGGCGAAAAACCGAATCAATTTTTCTGGATATTTGCAGTCTTGGGGAGTGCGGTTGTCTTCGCTTATATGTTTTTCATTTCTGGTGATACATCACTTGGGATGGGTGACTTTTATATGTTGATGGCAATTATTTTTTGTGGCTTTGGCTATGCTGAGGGTGGCGTACTTTCGCGCAAAATAGGTGGCTGGCAGGTCATTTGTTGGGCGCTTATTTTGTCACTACCTTTTATGCTGTTTCTGACTGTTTTTTATATGCCAGCTTCATTTCAGAGCGTGTCTACGTCAGCTTTGGCTGGGCTTATTTATGTGTCTTTGTTTAGTATGCTCATTGGCTTTTTCTTTTGGTACAAAGGGCTTGCTCAAGGAGGAATTGCTGCGATTAGCCAACTACAACTTTTACAGCCTTTAATGGGGCTAGGTATTGCAGCGGCTTTGTTGCACGAACATGTGAGCTGGTCAATGTTAGTGGTTACAGCAGCAACTGTTTTATGTGTCGCTGCTGCTAAAAAATTTACCTAA
- the tusE gene encoding TusE/DsrC/DsvC family sulfur relay protein: protein MNLELDQDGHLVDYTIWNPEVAQELAKSLDLELTDWHFEVLAAVRQFYQQFGHSPATRPLIKFLMKTVSPEINNAVLQQQFNTGLVARHLSRLAGIPKPANCL from the coding sequence ATGAATTTAGAATTAGACCAAGATGGTCATTTGGTTGATTACACAATCTGGAATCCTGAAGTTGCACAAGAACTTGCCAAATCGCTTGATCTTGAACTCACCGATTGGCATTTTGAAGTTTTAGCAGCTGTACGTCAGTTTTATCAACAGTTTGGACATTCTCCAGCAACTCGCCCACTGATTAAATTTTTAATGAAAACGGTCAGTCCAGAGATTAATAATGCAGTTTTACAGCAACAATTTAATACTGGTTTAGTTGCCCGTCATTTAAGTCGCTTAGCAGGGATTCCTAAACCAGCAAATTGTTTATAA
- a CDS encoding DsrH/TusB family sulfur metabolism protein yields MNPSTLYLVQSSYHATPKIIDELSHLFQAGDQIVFMGDSVAHLSAKMIQSFEAVSCLSIEKDLLDTDTLAQINVLDYDQFADLVLTFNRCISLK; encoded by the coding sequence ATGAATCCATCAACTCTTTATCTTGTGCAATCTTCTTACCACGCTACGCCTAAAATTATTGATGAGTTAAGTCATCTTTTTCAGGCAGGTGACCAGATTGTTTTTATGGGTGATTCCGTTGCGCACCTTTCTGCCAAAATGATTCAATCATTTGAAGCTGTTTCATGTTTAAGCATCGAAAAAGACTTACTTGATACAGATACTTTAGCTCAGATTAATGTATTAGATTATGATCAATTTGCAGATCTTGTTTTAACATTTAATCGCTGTATTTCTCTTAAATAA
- the tusD gene encoding sulfurtransferase complex subunit TusD, which produces MSTLLLITSAPTSIHAWHALGLAQALKSKNEDFRVFFYQDGVQVANDFQWVPDDQRNLTHEWQKLAIRLPVCVSAALARGITDAENASRHHLTHHNLAKDFELVGLGELADAVQSASRLIQF; this is translated from the coding sequence ATGAGTACATTACTACTAATTACCTCTGCTCCTACTTCCATTCATGCTTGGCATGCGTTAGGACTTGCTCAGGCACTCAAAAGTAAAAATGAAGACTTCCGTGTATTCTTTTACCAAGATGGCGTGCAGGTTGCTAATGATTTTCAATGGGTTCCTGACGACCAGCGTAATTTAACGCATGAATGGCAAAAGCTTGCGATTCGTCTTCCTGTTTGTGTGAGTGCTGCCCTCGCTCGTGGTATTACGGATGCAGAAAATGCTAGTCGCCATCACCTTACTCATCACAACCTTGCCAAAGACTTTGAACTTGTCGGGTTAGGTGAACTTGCTGATGCAGTACAGTCAGCATCTCGTCTTATTCAATTTTAA
- the galE gene encoding UDP-glucose 4-epimerase GalE yields the protein MILVTGGLGFIGSHIALSLMAQGQEVVIVDNLANSTLQTLERLEFISGMYVPFVKLDVRNTPALNKVFEQYSIDAVIHTAGFKSIEESNLKPLEYYNDNVSCIMSLLRAMQRTGVRHFIHLSSLAAYGKSGLQLSETEEFNYAYPNPYIKSQQMIEEIIRDTYKIDHEWKIAILRLSNIVGAFEHGVLGEYVAQLPKNIVPLAMQVAAMQRDLIELQDQAETSDHTTERSFLHVLDLCEAVSASLHWLHDQTHCCEAFNIAHDQVHSIRQLLDEISQVTQAEIPTQTAIYKHVELDQVGANIEKAKTLLQWAPKRPLKQMIEDEWRFYQNTLNGR from the coding sequence ATGATTTTAGTGACAGGTGGTTTAGGCTTTATCGGTTCACACATTGCATTGAGTCTTATGGCTCAAGGGCAAGAAGTGGTAATCGTCGATAATTTGGCTAATTCGACCTTGCAAACGCTTGAACGACTAGAGTTTATTTCTGGTATGTACGTTCCATTTGTCAAACTTGATGTACGTAATACACCAGCATTGAATAAGGTTTTCGAGCAATACTCAATTGATGCGGTTATTCATACTGCCGGGTTTAAATCAATTGAAGAATCTAACCTTAAACCTCTTGAATATTATAATGATAATGTCAGTTGCATCATGAGTTTACTACGTGCCATGCAACGTACAGGTGTACGTCATTTTATTCACCTGTCTAGCCTTGCAGCTTATGGTAAATCTGGACTGCAATTAAGTGAAACAGAAGAATTTAATTACGCTTATCCTAATCCCTACATTAAGTCTCAACAGATGATTGAAGAAATTATCCGTGATACTTATAAAATTGATCATGAGTGGAAAATTGCAATCTTGCGCTTATCTAATATTGTAGGTGCATTTGAACATGGTGTACTCGGAGAGTATGTCGCTCAGCTTCCTAAAAATATCGTACCGCTTGCAATGCAAGTAGCAGCGATGCAGCGTGATTTGATTGAATTACAAGATCAAGCTGAAACATCAGATCATACAACTGAACGCAGTTTCCTACATGTTTTAGATTTGTGTGAGGCGGTGAGTGCGAGTTTACATTGGTTGCATGATCAAACACATTGTTGTGAAGCATTTAATATTGCCCATGATCAAGTTCATTCAATTCGTCAATTACTCGATGAAATTTCGCAAGTCACTCAAGCTGAGATTCCAACACAAACAGCAATTTATAAGCATGTTGAGTTGGATCAAGTTGGAGCTAATATTGAAAAAGCCAAAACATTACTGCAATGGGCACCAAAACGTCCGTTAAAACAAATGATTGAAGATGAATGGCGCTTTTATCAAAATACATTAAATGGAAGATAA
- the fumC gene encoding class II fumarate hydratase, producing the protein MQTRIEHDTMGEIEVPNEALWGAQTQRSLQNFKIGQERLPRAMIRAMGLVKKAAAITNAELEQLPQDLSQYIVGAAEEVIDGKWDSQFPLVVWQTGSGTQSNMNCNEVIANIANQKLGQALGAQKPVHPNDHVNRAQSTNDSFPTAIHVAASLQINELLIPAVEQLKATLQKKSDEFQDIVKIGRTHLQDATPLTLGQEFSGYVSQLEHGLVRLQQALTGLYELPLGGTAVGTGLNAHPDYAVKAAAQLALLTGLPFVTAPNKFEALAGRDAAVFASGALKTLAVSLNKIANDIRWLASGPRCGFGEIRIPENEPGSSIMPGKVNPTQSEAMTMVVAQVLGNDTTINVAGASGNFELNVFMPVIAYNLLQSIQLLGDACNSFNDHCAVGIEPNRDKIDHFLHNSLMLVTALNPVIGYENSAKVAKTAYKENKTLKQVAVELGLVTAEQFDEVVKPEKMVSPNSK; encoded by the coding sequence ATGCAAACACGAATTGAACATGATACGATGGGTGAGATTGAAGTACCAAATGAAGCATTGTGGGGAGCACAGACTCAACGCAGCTTACAGAACTTTAAAATTGGGCAAGAACGATTACCTCGTGCCATGATTCGAGCAATGGGTTTGGTCAAAAAGGCTGCTGCAATAACCAATGCTGAACTTGAACAATTACCGCAAGACTTGAGCCAATATATTGTGGGTGCAGCTGAAGAAGTAATTGATGGCAAGTGGGATTCACAGTTTCCTTTAGTTGTCTGGCAAACGGGTTCTGGTACGCAAAGTAACATGAACTGTAATGAAGTGATTGCCAATATTGCCAACCAGAAATTAGGGCAAGCTTTAGGCGCACAAAAACCAGTACATCCAAATGATCATGTTAATCGTGCTCAATCAACAAATGACTCATTTCCAACGGCTATTCATGTAGCAGCAAGTTTGCAAATTAATGAATTACTCATCCCTGCGGTTGAGCAACTTAAAGCGACTTTGCAAAAAAAATCTGATGAGTTCCAAGATATTGTCAAAATTGGCCGTACTCATTTGCAAGATGCCACGCCATTAACTTTAGGCCAAGAGTTTAGTGGCTATGTTTCTCAGCTTGAGCATGGATTGGTTCGATTACAACAGGCTTTAACTGGTTTATATGAATTGCCATTGGGTGGAACTGCTGTAGGGACTGGGTTAAATGCACATCCTGACTATGCAGTAAAAGCAGCAGCACAGCTTGCTCTACTTACAGGCTTGCCATTTGTAACTGCACCTAATAAATTTGAAGCACTAGCAGGGCGTGATGCGGCTGTTTTTGCATCAGGTGCATTAAAAACATTGGCTGTAAGCTTAAATAAAATTGCGAATGATATTCGATGGTTGGCAAGTGGTCCACGTTGTGGTTTCGGCGAAATCCGTATTCCAGAAAATGAACCTGGTTCAAGCATTATGCCGGGCAAAGTAAATCCGACCCAAAGTGAAGCAATGACCATGGTGGTTGCACAAGTGCTTGGCAATGACACAACCATTAATGTGGCTGGTGCTTCAGGTAACTTTGAGTTAAACGTATTTATGCCTGTAATTGCTTATAACTTATTGCAATCTATTCAATTGCTTGGAGACGCGTGCAATAGCTTTAACGACCACTGTGCAGTAGGAATTGAGCCTAATCGCGATAAGATTGACCACTTCTTACATAACTCTCTCATGTTGGTCACAGCGTTAAATCCAGTAATTGGCTATGAAAATTCTGCAAAAGTTGCAAAGACTGCTTATAAAGAAAATAAAACTTTGAAGCAGGTTGCTGTTGAGCTTGGCTTGGTCACAGCAGAGCAATTTGATGAAGTGGTAAAACCTGAAAAAATGGTTTCGCCAAATAGTAAGTAA